From one Thermomicrobiales bacterium genomic stretch:
- the rlmB gene encoding 23S rRNA (guanosine(2251)-2'-O)-methyltransferase RlmB, which produces MRTRPPARPGAEKNRPEHHRRGGTSPGAEWLYGRNAVQESLRAGRRRHRRLLVSDAAELKERVDAIAQLAASCGVRIEVVPRHRLDEQIIGHHQGVALETSPYDYSESLDLQMLASNSATLLVLDGLVDPQNVGTLMRTAEVTGVSAVVIPTDRAAAITPSVVNASAGAVEHLMIRQEVNLTRWLQRAKDAGFWVVGLAGEEDSEPLFDVSMRPPVVVVVGSEGAGLRRLVRESCDIIAAIPMVGRIESLNAAVAGSIALYEVVRDR; this is translated from the coding sequence TTGAGGACTCGCCCACCGGCGCGACCTGGCGCCGAAAAGAACAGACCTGAACACCATCGCCGTGGTGGCACGTCACCCGGCGCTGAGTGGCTCTACGGCCGGAACGCAGTTCAGGAGTCGCTTCGAGCCGGCCGGCGACGGCATCGCCGGTTGCTCGTCAGCGACGCCGCGGAACTGAAGGAACGCGTCGACGCAATCGCGCAGCTTGCCGCGTCTTGTGGCGTGCGGATTGAGGTCGTCCCACGCCATCGCCTGGACGAGCAGATCATCGGGCATCATCAGGGGGTCGCGCTCGAGACCTCACCATACGATTATTCGGAAAGCCTCGATCTCCAGATGCTCGCCAGCAACTCAGCAACGCTACTGGTGCTCGACGGGCTGGTGGATCCCCAGAATGTCGGGACGTTGATGCGCACCGCGGAAGTCACTGGTGTCAGCGCGGTGGTGATCCCGACCGACCGAGCAGCGGCGATCACACCATCAGTCGTGAATGCGTCGGCTGGCGCCGTCGAGCATCTCATGATCCGGCAGGAGGTAAATCTCACGCGTTGGCTCCAGCGCGCGAAGGACGCCGGATTCTGGGTCGTTGGGTTGGCCGGCGAGGAGGACTCGGAGCCGCTGTTCGACGTCAGCATGCGCCCGCCCGTGGTTGTCGTTGTTGGCTCGGAAGGGGCCGGGTTGCGCCGGCTCGTCCGCGAGAGTTGCGATATCATCGCCGCGATCCCGATGGTTGGGCGGATCGAATCACTGAACGCGGCGGTCGCAGGATCGATCGCGCTCTACGAGGTGGTTCGAGACCGCTGA
- the rplI gene encoding 50S ribosomal protein L9 — MVKVILMQDIPKLGDAGTVQDVAPGYARNYLIPKGIATIATTGSIRQVEERQAAEARRIARQEEELRGLSDRIQGTRIEIQVRAGEQGRLYGSITAADVAEKLAAAVGEEIDRRKVDLEDPIRSLGEHEVTVRLVGRLTPTIVVVAFDPDYVPTPVEPESSDEDSESE, encoded by the coding sequence GTGGTCAAGGTCATTCTGATGCAGGACATCCCCAAGCTTGGCGATGCCGGGACAGTCCAGGATGTCGCGCCGGGTTACGCGCGCAACTACCTCATCCCCAAGGGGATAGCCACGATCGCCACGACTGGCTCGATCAGACAGGTCGAGGAGCGACAGGCCGCTGAGGCTCGGCGCATCGCCCGGCAGGAGGAAGAGCTCCGAGGTCTGTCCGATCGGATTCAGGGCACCCGGATCGAGATCCAGGTGCGTGCCGGCGAACAGGGCCGTCTCTATGGGTCGATCACTGCCGCCGATGTGGCCGAAAAGCTGGCCGCCGCTGTCGGCGAGGAAATCGATCGCCGCAAGGTCGACCTGGAAGATCCAATCCGCTCGCTCGGCGAGCACGAGGTCACGGTTCGACTGGTCGGCCGGCTGACCCCGACAATCGTCGTCGTCGCATTCGACCCGGACTACGTCCCCACGCCCGTGGAGCCGGAGTCGAGCGACGAGGACAGCGAGTCCGAATAA